One Spinacia oleracea cultivar Varoflay chromosome 4, BTI_SOV_V1, whole genome shotgun sequence DNA segment encodes these proteins:
- the LOC110792120 gene encoding uncharacterized protein isoform X2: MAKRRRPRNAPIQQSTQKITPVTSIAQRSNLGKNGSSSASAAASIGLIGSLAEPQILVEGGSDTHMVFATSGRPVVNRRLVLDDTLGQATPKILGNNRSALKGPGGMIIDKRLSMTGSRAFARNVK; the protein is encoded by the exons ATGGCCAAACGACGAAGACCGAGAAATGCTCCTATTCAGCAATCGACGCAAAAGATAACTCCGGTTACTTCTATTGCTCAACGGAGCAATTTGGGGAAGAATGGGTCTTCAAGTGCAAGTGCAGCTGCTAGCATTGGTTTGATTGGAAGCTTGGCGGAACCCCAAATTCTGGTGGAGGGAGGGTCTGATACGCATATGGTTTTTGCGACATCTGGTCGTCCGGTGGTGAATCGACGGTTGGTATTGGATGACACCCTAGGCCAAGCAACACCTAAAATTTTGGGGAACAATCGATCTGCTTTGAAAG GGCCTGGTGGGATGATTATCGACAAAAGGCTGAGTATGACTGGATCCCGAGCTTTTGCAAGAAATGTCAAATAG
- the LOC110792120 gene encoding uncharacterized protein isoform X1 produces MAKRRRPRNAPIQQSTQKITPVTSIAQRSNLGKNGSSSASAAASIGLIGSLAEPQILVEGGSDTHMVFATSGRPVVNRRLVLDDTLGQATPKILGNNRSALKVLVAGPGGMIIDKRLSMTGSRAFARNVK; encoded by the exons ATGGCCAAACGACGAAGACCGAGAAATGCTCCTATTCAGCAATCGACGCAAAAGATAACTCCGGTTACTTCTATTGCTCAACGGAGCAATTTGGGGAAGAATGGGTCTTCAAGTGCAAGTGCAGCTGCTAGCATTGGTTTGATTGGAAGCTTGGCGGAACCCCAAATTCTGGTGGAGGGAGGGTCTGATACGCATATGGTTTTTGCGACATCTGGTCGTCCGGTGGTGAATCGACGGTTGGTATTGGATGACACCCTAGGCCAAGCAACACCTAAAATTTTGGGGAACAATCGATCTGCTTTGAAAG TGTTGGTTGCAGGGCCTGGTGGGATGATTATCGACAAAAGGCTGAGTATGACTGGATCCCGAGCTTTTGCAAGAAATGTCAAATAG